A portion of the Phyllopteryx taeniolatus isolate TA_2022b chromosome 15, UOR_Ptae_1.2, whole genome shotgun sequence genome contains these proteins:
- the sec16a gene encoding protein transport protein Sec16A isoform X6, with amino-acid sequence MQPPPRTGPQGASGPPPSGPNMFRRTRPLKHTAASTAAAPASMPPSTQPMTDPFAFVRAPPPMGAEGVQVPHSDSLLTQAPPDSTYTLPGPGLAPQPQTSEGVPAAPAGPPLSSLPGVPMFSPHSSAAPGVHTGYAPSHSEQGYFNSREHTSAVAAEPPSVPSAPVPFNQESHAQSPPQPVTFQPVPPAASSSQRTSDHGSRPPSVQNYFQPTSDPPQQPFNPQPQAQMYPSNAPTPPTQFRHHQMQNPLPHQNPGNAPSPHYAGLNMTQQHNSHIQHQSYFMQTSAPQVVWFNQAPQDPGYHQVATAPVHLQPDSDSGSHRVPDMGPQHGSASATVPYAQESGTLAMFFNDDVENEETLAGERKKVLNGIPESSHSQNNPQGAPPAHSGLSGVPIDNQGSRFQDHSHIPYMNDGNATSHRRSPNPPDARYDHVENLECVPNQEVLPNEIHGSPAGLPAAHGMDTYGTGPNLETPDSIPRPIRSASASSNYSNMSHGSGTASRRHQGVVGTFIQQESPRLAEDANLPSTAVAAAGGYFEQIDSSPAGDAATQPSSSEQMWPSTPSPPKPTGTFQASANSSFEPVRSHGVGVRPAEFDRAKMVAEGGADPTLGNLEQPPDNMENIYGPGHPLPIGVPQLTNPVVQSHSRPSSRAFGASRPCESPATTLWAQGEPTSLGASILLAPAAPTVLAPLREPSGDVIQPPEDGPLDLHPHQRIPQQHSENLENPPKVSELDTVSSQGNMGYASLLVSESIQQPVLIAPPVSNSVIPPSTFAQVASLSTTPVRTHGQGTSISLAPVLSPSQNPLSPPAPTSNPFPLNLTRESAEVTTSGIASAQPHPVPPSFSHGPSLSGDPHFVLPVNPLASLATASVTNHNQPSNYELLDFSMHQSQSQNQASGHPSTLHESQQSSNGFYMQVTKDAQHGLRVDVNAPVQTSGPSATSQVTAASLSSATPVLPVSSPSAPMVLTAPSSSAPPVPLASSSNTGVSLTSSIAGTDSQQPPPEPARIAEANAAAQGQSDASFPVRGVEPFPGQYPALMQGPATASVPPRPLPPGSLPPASAQQAPAEPPRPPSSAGSQQGYGYPPPGPGHMYGGYYGNYGEYPDGRTPYPPGPYPPGDPRAQQYYQDGPYKSRGDPWYGRYEGPNPAYRDPNYQCREPPPERPSSRASQYSDRPPSRQGYPEDYHRANRSAYDEYYANYAKHYDYAGYNYGQYDPRYGGYYDQSYWSTYDDRYRSRDNYYNQQMYPARKEGYEDQWRYYPGYDSSFDDDYRRRGGDAYNDDFDRRSVHSEQSAHSVHSSHSHHSRRSSFSSRSQQSQMYRSQPDLVSAVYDATASTLAVDYSYGQYPNQTDASQNYGQYLYPSEYTADSTWLTPEQPPPRPATPEKFTMPHRCACFGPGGHLVQVLPNLPSAGQPALVDIYNLETVLQNTLDQEELLSFPGPLVKEETHKVDVIKFSQNKALACSHDNNLLDRDSACLLWDFIVLLCRQNGTVVGTDIADLLLKEHRSVWLPGKSPNEANLIDFNNEPLARAEEEPEAGPLSHIFMTVPENVGEETEHFRELLLFGRKKDALEAAMKGGLWGHALLLASKMDNRTHARVMTRFANSLPINDPLQTVYQLMSGRMPASATCCGEEKWGDWRPHLAMVLSNLTHTLDLDTRTITTMGDTLASKGLIDAAHFCYLMAQAGLGVYAKKTTKMVLIGSNHSLPFYHFATNQAIQRTEAYEYAQSLGSQPCSLPNFQVFKLIYACRLAEAGLSAQAFHYCEVISRTVLVQPSYYSPVFISQVIQMSEKLRFFDPQLKEKPEQELFNEPDWLIQLRELAGQIRTGTVTYSADRRSPTQFTSSSPSSDLDLPIPAEPNDELDGPGSDNPLMSSLLPGPTPQGVQLMPPAPTSILQDGMAPPQPPCDMPQFYPVPPSGPAGHVPVSGYPPHDLAYAPPHFQPPPVQSEMYPGAHQHPGPPPPHMGQMSPLMPPPQVPHSPVQGSHPPLQMPAHVPPSPGHMGTPPEMQINQPISPHRSSLTPQMDFYDHMAQLAPGRRSRTTSQSSVHRASGRRSRTTSESSTHSGGRDRSNSAVKQASPPPPSIPEQPRKEETKKAKKDSPKKRTSSCAKSTERWDNGQIR; translated from the exons ATGCAGCCCCCCCCTCGGACTGGACCCCAGGGAGCCTCTGGGCCTCCTCCTTCCGGGCCGAATATGTTCCGCAGGACCAGGCCTCTTAAGCATACAGCAGCATCAACAGCAGCTGCGCCTGCTTCAATGCCACCCTCTACCCAACCCATGACAGACCCGTTCGCTTTTGTCCGAGCCCCACCTCCTATGGGTGCAGAGGGTGTCCAAGTACCCCACAGCGACTCTCTGCTAACACAAGCCCCACCCGATTCCACCTACACTCTTCCAGGCCCAGGTCTAGCCCCGCAACCGCAGACATCGGAGGGTGTCCCAGCTGCTCCAGCTGGCCCCCCACTGTCCTCTCTGCCAGGGGTGCCCATGTTCAGCCCTCACAGTTCAGCCGCGCCTGGTGTTCATACGGGATACGCCCCTTCGCATTCTGAACAAGGGTACTTTAACTCGAGAGAGCATACGTCAGCCGTAGCTGCAGAACCGCCATCTGTGCCGTCAGCCCCAGTACCATTTAATCAGGAATCCCACGCACAGTCTCCTCCTCAGCCTGTCACcttccagccagtgcctcctgCTGCCTCCTCTTCTCAAAGGACCTCCGATCATGGAAGTCGCCCTCCATCTGTTCAGAACTATTTTCAGCCTACAAGTGACCCTCCACAACAGCCTTTTAATCCACAGCCGCAGGCCCAGATGTACCCCTCGAATGCCCCTACCCCTCCGACACAATTTAGGCATCACCAGATGCAAAATCCTCTTCCACATCAGAACCCCGGAAATGCCCCCAGTCCTCATTATGCTGGACTAAATATGACCCAACAGCATAACTCTCATATCCAACACCAGAGCTATTTCATGCAGACCTCTGCCCCACAGGTCGTGTGGTTCAATCAAGCGCCACAGGACCCAGGCTACCACCAAGTGGCGACTGCCCCGGTCCACCTGCAGCCTGACTCAGACTCTGGATCTCATCGTGTACCTGACATGGGTCCCCAGCATGGTTCTGCTTCTGCGACAGTTCCGTATGCTCAAGAGTCTGGTACACTCGCCATGTTTTTCAACGATGATGTAGAAAATGAGGAAACCTTGGCCGGAGAGCGAAAAAAGGTCCTGAACGGCATTCCTGAATCCTCTCATTCTCAGAATAATCCGCAAGGTGCCCCACCAGCCCACAGTGGTCTTTCAGGTGTTCCTATTGATAACCAAGGCTCTCGTTTTCAAGACCATTCACACATACCATATATGAACGACGGAAACGCTACATCGCACAGAAGGAGTCCAAATCCCCCTGATGCCCGGTATGACCATGTGGAGAATTTGGAATGTGTACCGAACCAGGAAGTGTTGCCCAATGAAATTCATGGCAGTCCTGCTGGATTACCTGCAGCCCACGGAATGGACACCTATGGAACTGGCCCTAACCTGGAGACTCCGGATTCTATTCCCAGACCAATAAGATCTGCTAGTGCATCATCAAACTACAGTAATATGAGTCACGGAAGTGGTACTGCCAGTCGTCGACACCAAGGTGTAGTTGGTACCTTTATTCAGCAGGAGAGCCCACGTCTCGCAGAGGATGCTAACTTGCCTTCCAcggctgttgctgctgctggagGCTACTTTGAACAGATTGACTCTTCTCCAGCTGGAGATGCGGCCACACAGCCGAGCTCTTCGGAGCAAATGTGGCCCTCTACGCCTAGCCCGCCAAAACCAACTGGTACCTTCCAGGCCAGTGCTAACAGCTCGTTTGAGCCTGTCCGCTCACACGGGGTCGGGGTGCGCCCCGCTGAGTTCGATAGAGCTAAAATGGTAGCGGAAGGTGGCGCAGATCCTACATTGGGCAATCTGGAGCAGCCACCAGATAATATGGAAAATATTTACGGGCCAGGTCACCCTCTGCCTATTGGTGTACCTCAGCTGACAAACCCCGTGGTTCAGTCTCACTCTCGACCCTCATCCCGTGCCTTTGGCGCCAGTCGTCCCTGTGAGAGTCCTGCCACGACTTTATGGGCCCAGGGTGAGCCTACCAGCTTGGGTGCTAGCATTCTGTTAGCGCCCGCAGCCCCGACTGTTCTCGCTCCACTAAGGGAGCCTAGTGGAGATGTTATACAGCCACCAGAAGATGGTCCACTGGACCTTCATCCTCATCAAAGAATCCCACAACAACATTCAGAGAACCTAGAGAACCCACCAAAGGTGAGTGAGTTAGACACCGTGAGCTCTCAAGGCAACATGGGCTATGCGTCTCTCCTTGTGTCTGAATCGATCCAGCAGCCTGTTCTGATTGCCCCACCTGTGTCCAACTCTGTGATTCCCCCCAGTACCTTTGCTCAAGTGGCCAGTTTAAGTACTACACCTGTAAGAACACACGGACAAGGCACCAGTATATCTCTTGCACCTGTTCTTTCCCCCAGTCAGAATCCACTTAGCCCCCCTGCTCCTACCTCAAACCCATTCCCGCTCAATCTGACTCGTGAAAGTGCTGAAGTGACAACTTCCGGAATCGCTTCAGCACAGCCGCATCCAGTCCCCCCCTCTTTTTCTCATGGCCCATCGTTGAGTGGAGACCCCCACTTTGTTCTCCCCGTTAATCCTCTGGCATCGCTTGCAACTGCTTCTGTCACCAATCACAATCAGCCCTCAAATTATGAACTCCTCGATTTTTCTATGCACCAATCACAGAGCCAAAATCAAGCATCTGGGCATCCGTCTACTTTACACGAGTCTCAACAGTCAAGTAATGGATTTTACATGCAGGTGACCAAAGATGCGCAACATGGGCTAAGAGTGGATGTGAATGCTCCTGTTCAGACATCAGGTCCTTCAGCTACATCACAGGTCACTGCAGCTTCTTTATCGTCCGCTACACCGGTCCTGCCAGTTTCATCACCGTCCGCTCCAATGGTCCTgacagctccatcgtcatccgCTCCACCAGTCCCGCTGGCCTCTTCGTCAAACACAGGGGTTTCGCTGACTTCTTCCATAGCAGGCACAGACAGTCAGCAGCCCCCACCAGAACCCGCAAGGATAGCAGAGGCAAATGCTGCAGCACAGGGGCAAAGTGATGCCTCTTTTCCTGTAAGGGGAGTAGAGCCTTTCCCTGGGCAGTATCCAGCCCTGATGCAAGGACCTGCTACTGCAAGCGTTCCTCCAAGGCCACTCCCTCCTGGGTCACTCCCTCCTGCATCTGCTCAGCAAGCTCCCGCAGAGCCGCCTCGACCACCCTCTTCTGCTGGCAGCCAGCAGGGCTACGGGTACCCTCCTCCTGGCCCGGGTCACATGTATGGAGGCTATTATGGAAACTATGGAGAATACCCCGACGGCCGAACACCATATCCTCCTGGTCCATACCCACCCGGGGATCCGAGAGCTCAGCAGTATTATCAG gATGGTCCATATAAATCCAGAGGAGATCCTTGGTATGGCAGGTATGAGGGCCCCAACCCAGCTTACCGTGACCCAAACTACCAATGCCGAGAGCCTCCACCAGAACGACCCAGCTCCAGGGCCAGTCAGTACTCTGATCGGCCCCCATCCAG GCAAGGCTATCCTGAGGACTACCACAGAGCGAACCGAAGTGCCTATGATGAATATTATGCAAATTACGCCAAGCACTATGATTATGCAG GATACAACTATGGACAGTATGATCCCCGATACGGAGGATACTATGATCAGTCCTACTGGTCCACTTATGACGACAGATATAGAAGCAGAGACAACTACTATAATCAACAAATGTATCCTGCCAG GAAAGAAGGCTACGAGGACCAGTGGCGCTACTACCCCGGTTACGATAGCAGCTTCGACGACGACTACCGCCGGCGTGGTGGCGACGCATACAATGACGACTTTGACCGACGCAGCGTGCACAGCGAGCAGTCTGCTCACAGCGTGCACAGCTCTCATAGCCACCATAGCAGACGCAGCAGCTTCAGCTCGAGGTCCCAACAG AGCCAAATGTACAGGAGTCAGCCGGACTTGGTGTCAGCGGTCTATGATGCCACAGCATCCACGCTGGCTGTGGACTACTCCTACGGACAGTACCCAAACCAGACCGACGCATCCCAGAACTACGGACAGTACCTCTATCCCTCTGAGTACACAGCAGACAGCACCTGGCTCACCCCTGAACAGC CGCCCCCTCGTCCGGCCACCCCGGAGAAGTTCACGATGCCCCACCGTTGTGCCTGCTTTGGACCCGGTGGTCATCTCGTCCAGGTTCTGCCCAATCTTCCCTCAGCAGGACAGCCTGCTCTTGTTGATATTTATAACTTGGAG ACAGTGCTGCAGAACACTTTGGATCAGGAAGAACTACTATCTTTCCCTGGACCACTTGTTAA GGAGGAGACCCACAAGGTGGATGTGATAAAGTTCTCCCAGAATAAAGCGCTGGCATGTTCCCATGACAACAACCTCTTAGACAGAGATTCCGCCTGCCTACTTTGGGACTTCATTGTGCTGCTGTGCAGACAGAATGGG ACTGTGGTAGGCACCGACATCGCCGACCTGTTACTGAAGGAGCATCGTTCCGTGTGGCTGCCAGGCAAGAGTCCAAATGAAGCAAATCTGATTGATTTCAACAACGAGCCACTGGCCAGAGCGGAGGAGGAGCCAGAAGCCGGACCGTTGTCGCACATCTTCATGACGGTACCAGAAAATGTTGGAGAAGAAACGGAACACTTCAGGGAGCTGCTGCTGTTCGGTCGCAAgaag GATGCGCTCGAAGCAGCTATGAAAGGAGGTCTGTGGGGCCACGCTCTCCTTTTGGCCAGTAAGATGGACAACAGGACACATGCACGTGTCATGACAAG GTTTGCCAACAGTTTGCCCATCAATGACCCTCTCCAGACGGTGTACCAGCTCATGTCGGGTAGGATGCCTGCTTCAGCTACT TGCTGTGGAGAGGAGAAGTGGGGTGATTGGCGCCCTCACCTGGCCATGGTGTTGTCTAACCTCACACACACTTTGGACCTGGACACTCGCACAATCACCACCATGGGTGACACTCTAG CGTCGAAGGGGCTGATTGATGCAGCACACTTCTGCTATTTAATGGCTCAAGCTGGTCTGGGTGTTTACGCCAAGAAGACCACCAAGATGGTTTTGATTGGCTCCAACCACAG TTTACCCTTCTACCACTTTGCGACCAATCAAGCAATCCAGAGGACGGAAGCCTATGAGTATGCTCAGTCTCTGGGCTCCCAGCCTTGCTCCCTCCCCAATTTCCAG GTCTTCAAGTTGATCTATGCATGCCGTTTGGCTGAAGCAGGCTTGAGTGCTCAGGCATTCCACTACTGTGAAGTCATCTCTCGGACTGTCCTCGTGCAGCCATCCTATTACTCCCCTGTATTCATTAGCCAAGTCATTCAG ATGTCCGAAAAGCTGCGATTCTTCGACCCCCAACTGAAGGAGAAGCCCGAGCAGGAGTTGTTCAATGAGCCTGATTGGTTGATCCAGCTCAGAGAGCTGGCTGGGCAGATCAGA ACGGGGACAGTTACCTACAGTGCTGACAGAAGAAGTCCCACACAATTCACCAGCAGCAGCCCCAGCTCGGACCTGGATCTGCCCATTCCAGCGGAGCCGAACGACGAGTTGGACGGTCCTGGCTCCGACAATCCATTGATGAGCTCGTTACTGCCTGGGCCTACACCGCAGGGAGTACAGCTCATGCCTCCAG CGCCCACCTCCATCCTCCAAGACGGAATGGCCCCGCCTCAACCCCCCTGCGATATGCCACAGTTCTACCCAGTACCACCCAGCGGGCCAGCCGGTCATGTTCCTGTGTCAGGCTACCCTCCGCACGATCTGGCCTATGCGCCTCCCCACTTCCAGCCTCCACCCGTGCAGTCGGAAATGTACCCGGGAGCTCACCAGCACCCCGGGCCCCCGCCCCCTCATATGGGCCAGATGTCACCCCTCATGCCCCCGCCCCAAGTGCCCCATTCACCTGTGCAAGGGAGCCACCCGCCGCTCCAGATGCCGGCACACGTGCCGCCTTCGCCCGGGCACATGGGCACACCACCAGAGATGCAGATCAACCAACCGATCTCCCCGCACAGAAGCTCCCTCACACCGCAGATGGACTTCTATGACCACATGGCACAGCTG GCTCCTGGCAGGAGATCGAGGACCACGTCACAGTCTTCAGTGCACCGG GCCTCGGGACGACGCTCTCGCACCACTTCAGAGTCATCAACTCACTCTGGCGGGCGCGACAGGAGCAATTCGGCTGTCAAACAGGCTTCTCCTCCACCTCCCTCTATTCCTGAGCAGCCCCGCAAAGAGGAGACTAAAAAAGCCAAGAAAGACTCTCCCAAAAAG AGAACATCAAGTTGCGCAAAAAGTACGGAAAGATGGGACAATGGTCAAATTAGGTGA